Proteins from a genomic interval of Pseudomonas silesiensis:
- a CDS encoding PLP-dependent aminotransferase family protein, with product MTNLLLYQRIAQQLAEDIRRGVYQPGERVPSVRKMSSQLNVSHATVLQAYANLEDQGLIRARPQSGYYVHQTPALTAPTPDIARVERPGLVTRSSIIQQVLVESRREGVFPLGAAVPSVDYLPVRALHQQLAKVTRFHSPRAFSYMFSPGFEPLRRQVAIRMRDAGVVVDPSEVVITHGCVDALQMSLRVLTRPGDLIAAESPTYYGLLQLADLLGLKVIEIPSDPATGMSLEALQLAANQWSIKALVLTTRLSNPLGGTMPEERQKQLLRLASDFDIQVVEDDIYGELMFEQGRTKALKAYDRLDRVIYCSSFSKTLSPGVRIGWMIAGKYQQEIQRLQTFSTHSACSVTQMGIAAYLENGGYDRHLRYIRQEYRKNLSAFQLAVQQHFPEGTQMTRPTGGFILWVSLPGRVNTQELHVRALQQGISIAPGLIFSNTEQFNHCIRLNCGIPWNREAERALMTLGMLATQLCQEMAGGF from the coding sequence ATGACCAATCTTTTGCTTTACCAACGTATTGCTCAACAACTGGCTGAAGACATCCGCCGGGGTGTCTATCAACCGGGGGAACGCGTGCCTTCGGTACGCAAGATGAGCTCGCAGCTCAACGTCAGCCATGCGACGGTGTTGCAGGCCTACGCCAATCTCGAGGATCAGGGGCTGATACGTGCCCGGCCGCAGTCGGGCTACTACGTGCACCAGACCCCCGCGCTGACCGCGCCGACGCCGGACATCGCCAGGGTCGAGCGGCCCGGCCTGGTCACCCGCAGCAGCATCATTCAGCAAGTGTTGGTCGAATCCCGCCGCGAGGGCGTGTTCCCCTTGGGCGCAGCGGTACCGAGCGTCGATTATCTACCGGTCAGGGCGCTGCACCAGCAGTTGGCCAAAGTCACCCGTTTCCATAGTCCGCGGGCATTCAGCTACATGTTCAGCCCCGGGTTCGAACCCTTGCGGCGCCAGGTGGCGATTCGCATGCGTGATGCCGGCGTGGTGGTCGATCCCTCGGAAGTGGTCATCACCCACGGCTGCGTCGACGCCCTGCAGATGTCTCTGCGCGTGCTGACCCGGCCGGGCGACTTGATCGCCGCCGAGTCGCCGACCTACTACGGCTTGTTGCAGCTGGCTGACTTGCTGGGCCTGAAGGTCATCGAGATTCCCAGCGATCCAGCAACCGGCATGAGTCTCGAAGCCCTGCAACTGGCAGCCAACCAGTGGTCGATCAAGGCGCTGGTGCTGACCACTCGTCTGAGCAATCCCTTGGGCGGCACCATGCCCGAAGAGCGCCAGAAGCAACTGCTGCGACTGGCCTCGGATTTCGATATCCAGGTGGTCGAAGACGATATCTACGGCGAACTGATGTTCGAGCAGGGTCGCACCAAGGCGCTCAAGGCCTACGATCGGCTGGATCGGGTGATCTATTGCTCGAGCTTCTCCAAAACCCTGTCGCCGGGCGTGCGAATCGGCTGGATGATTGCCGGCAAGTACCAACAGGAAATCCAGCGCTTGCAGACCTTCAGCACCCACTCGGCCTGCAGCGTCACCCAGATGGGCATTGCAGCGTATCTGGAGAACGGTGGTTACGACCGGCACTTGCGCTACATCCGGCAGGAGTACCGCAAGAACCTCAGCGCCTTCCAGTTGGCGGTGCAACAGCATTTTCCCGAAGGCACGCAGATGACCCGGCCGACCGGCGGCTTCATTCTGTGGGTCAGTTTGCCGGGAAGGGTCAACACTCAGGAACTGCATGTGCGCGCATTGCAACAGGGCATCAGCATCGCGCCAGGGCTGATTTTCAGTAACACCGAACAGTTCAATCACTGCATTCGCCTGAACTGCGGCATCCCCTGGAACCGTGAAGCCGAGCGTGCATTGATGACCCTGGGCATGCTCGCCACCCAACTCTGTCAGGAGATGGCCGGCGGTTTTTGA
- a CDS encoding YkgJ family cysteine cluster protein has product MKCREGCGACCIAPSISSAIPGMPNGKAAGERCVQLSSENLCSIFGKAERPAVCSAFAADAEVCGNSSEEAIKLLGWWERMTAA; this is encoded by the coding sequence ATGAAATGCCGTGAAGGCTGTGGCGCCTGTTGCATTGCCCCGTCCATCAGTTCAGCGATTCCCGGCATGCCCAATGGCAAGGCCGCGGGAGAACGCTGCGTTCAACTCTCTTCAGAAAACCTGTGCAGTATTTTCGGCAAGGCGGAACGTCCCGCCGTGTGTTCGGCATTTGCAGCCGATGCCGAAGTGTGCGGAAACAGCAGTGAGGAAGCGATCAAATTGCTGGGATGGTGGGAGCGAATGACGGCGGCGTGA
- a CDS encoding START domain-containing protein has translation MGSLHRMAVLCGLTVVLATSVAQAEDWKVAKNEDGIKISLSEVAGSDYKAYQGVTLMKTTIAKLRALQEDLPGTCAWIHECKSLKLLKREGNQSWTYTQFNTPWPVTPRDSVMHVTTVEGADGSLTRKLEGVPKYLPEEKGFVRVTKVDGFWKFVPKGDQIEVIYQVHTEPGGSIPSMVANKFVVDAPFNTLKALRERAEK, from the coding sequence ATGGGTTCGCTGCATCGTATGGCTGTGCTCTGTGGGTTGACGGTTGTGCTGGCCACATCGGTCGCCCAGGCCGAAGACTGGAAAGTCGCCAAGAACGAAGACGGGATCAAGATCTCTCTCAGTGAAGTGGCTGGCTCCGATTACAAGGCTTACCAGGGCGTCACCCTGATGAAGACCACCATTGCCAAACTGCGTGCCTTGCAGGAAGACCTGCCAGGCACTTGCGCCTGGATTCACGAATGCAAGAGCCTGAAGTTGCTCAAGCGCGAAGGCAATCAGAGCTGGACCTACACCCAGTTCAATACGCCCTGGCCGGTTACCCCGCGTGACTCGGTGATGCATGTCACCACAGTCGAGGGCGCCGATGGCAGCCTGACCCGTAAACTCGAAGGCGTTCCGAAGTACCTTCCTGAGGAAAAAGGCTTCGTGCGGGTCACCAAGGTCGACGGTTTCTGGAAGTTCGTGCCCAAAGGCGACCAGATCGAAGTGATTTATCAGGTGCACACAGAGCCGGGCGGCAGCATTCCGTCGATGGTGGCCAACAAGTTTGTGGTCGATGCACCGTTCAATACCTTGAAAGCCCTGAGAGAACGTGCCGAGAAGTAA
- a CDS encoding LTA synthase family protein, whose product MANPDALSQQRASSRLLQPTVKSHLAYTLLCALVMMVMFTLLRVALLVYNREMILDTPASTFFEAFTNGLRFDLRLVVYLSVPLVLALFSARAMAARGFFRLWLTVVSSIALFLGLVEMDFYREFHQRLNGLVFQYIKEDPKTVSSMLWYGFPVVRYLLAWVVGTVILTLAFKGADRATRPRGPFSGGSVSTRQIAPWYSRIAVFVVCLLVCVIAARGTLRQGPPMRWGDVYTTDSNFANQLGLNGTLSLVAAAKSRMSEDRDNVWKATLPQPQAQQIVRDLLVMPDDKLVDGETAAVRRDYTPPADKTLPIKNVVVILMESMAGHSVGALGAPGNITPYLDKLSKEGLLFDRFFSNGTHTHQGMFATMACFPNLPGFEYLMQTPEGSHKLSGLPQLLSARDYDDVYVYNGDFAWDNQSGFFSNQGMTNFIGRNDFVNPVFSDPTWGVSDQDMFDRGLVELKARENGKPFYALLQTLSNHTPYALPTPLPVERVTDRGSLNEHLTAMRYSDWALGQFFEKARKEPYFKETLFVVVGDHGFGNERQITEMDLGRFNVPMLFIAPGIQEKFGQRDHTVGTQIDIVPTIMGRIGGEVRHQCWGRDLLNLPEGDTGFGVIKPSGSEQTTAIITADQVLVLPKDKDMAPKMYRYEFGATPGAEVVADAPRTAELKLKLEAFLQTATKSLIDNTAGVVDGKPDVIVEAK is encoded by the coding sequence ATGGCAAACCCGGACGCCCTGAGTCAGCAGCGAGCTTCTAGTCGCCTGCTGCAACCGACCGTCAAATCGCATCTGGCCTACACGCTGTTGTGTGCCCTGGTCATGATGGTCATGTTCACCCTGCTGCGCGTCGCGCTGCTGGTCTACAACCGCGAGATGATCCTCGACACACCGGCCTCGACCTTTTTCGAAGCGTTCACCAACGGTCTGCGTTTCGACCTGCGACTGGTGGTCTACCTCAGCGTTCCGCTGGTGCTGGCACTGTTCAGCGCCCGGGCCATGGCCGCCCGCGGGTTCTTCCGTCTCTGGCTGACCGTCGTCTCGAGCATTGCATTGTTCCTCGGCCTGGTGGAGATGGACTTCTACCGCGAGTTCCACCAGCGCCTCAACGGCCTGGTCTTCCAGTACATCAAGGAAGACCCGAAGACCGTGTCCAGCATGCTCTGGTACGGTTTCCCGGTGGTCCGCTACCTGCTGGCCTGGGTCGTGGGCACGGTGATCCTGACCCTGGCGTTCAAAGGCGCCGACCGCGCCACCCGTCCTCGCGGTCCATTCAGCGGCGGCAGTGTCAGCACCCGCCAGATCGCCCCATGGTACTCGCGCATCGCGGTGTTCGTGGTCTGCCTGCTGGTCTGCGTAATCGCTGCCCGTGGCACCCTGCGCCAGGGTCCGCCGATGCGTTGGGGTGACGTCTACACCACCGACTCCAACTTCGCCAACCAGCTGGGCCTCAACGGTACATTGTCGCTGGTCGCCGCGGCCAAGAGCCGGATGTCCGAGGACCGCGACAACGTCTGGAAAGCCACGCTGCCGCAGCCGCAAGCCCAGCAAATCGTGCGTGACCTGCTGGTGATGCCGGATGACAAGCTGGTGGATGGCGAGACTGCCGCCGTGCGTCGCGATTACACGCCTCCGGCCGACAAGACCCTGCCGATCAAGAACGTCGTCGTGATCCTGATGGAAAGCATGGCAGGTCACTCGGTGGGCGCATTGGGTGCCCCAGGCAATATCACGCCATACCTCGACAAGCTGTCGAAGGAAGGCCTGCTGTTCGACCGTTTCTTCTCCAACGGCACCCATACCCACCAGGGTATGTTCGCCACCATGGCCTGCTTCCCGAACCTGCCGGGTTTCGAATACCTGATGCAAACGCCCGAGGGCAGTCACAAGCTGTCCGGCTTGCCGCAATTGCTCAGCGCCCGTGACTACGACGACGTGTACGTCTACAACGGTGACTTCGCCTGGGATAACCAGTCGGGTTTCTTCAGCAACCAGGGCATGACCAACTTCATTGGTCGTAACGACTTCGTCAATCCGGTGTTCTCCGATCCGACCTGGGGCGTGTCCGACCAGGACATGTTCGACCGTGGTCTGGTCGAGCTCAAGGCGCGGGAAAACGGCAAGCCGTTCTATGCACTGCTGCAAACCCTGTCCAACCACACGCCATACGCCTTGCCGACGCCCTTGCCGGTCGAGCGCGTCACCGATCGCGGTAGTCTGAACGAGCATTTGACCGCCATGCGCTACTCGGACTGGGCGCTCGGCCAGTTCTTTGAAAAGGCCCGCAAGGAGCCGTATTTCAAGGAGACGCTGTTTGTCGTCGTGGGTGACCACGGGTTTGGCAACGAGCGTCAGATCACCGAAATGGACCTGGGCCGCTTCAACGTGCCGATGCTGTTCATCGCCCCGGGCATCCAGGAAAAGTTCGGCCAGCGTGACCATACCGTGGGCACCCAGATCGACATCGTGCCGACCATCATGGGCCGGATCGGTGGCGAAGTGCGCCACCAGTGCTGGGGACGCGACCTGCTCAACCTTCCAGAGGGCGATACCGGTTTTGGTGTGATCAAGCCGTCGGGCAGCGAGCAGACCACGGCCATTATCACGGCCGACCAGGTTCTGGTGCTGCCCAAGGATAAGGACATGGCGCCGAAAATGTACCGCTATGAATTCGGTGCTACGCCGGGTGCCGAGGTGGTTGCGGATGCGCCGCGAACGGCGGAGCTGAAACTCAAGCTCGAAGCGTTCCTGCAAACGGCAACCAAGAGCCTGATCGACAACACCGCCGGTGTGGTCGACGGCAAGCCGGACGTAATAGTCGAAGCGAAATAA
- a CDS encoding DUF3309 family protein has translation MNMGTILIIILILLLVGGLPVFPHSRSWGYGPSGIIGVVLVVLLILLLLGKI, from the coding sequence ATAAACATGGGCACAATTCTGATCATTATCCTGATCCTCCTGCTGGTAGGTGGTTTACCGGTCTTCCCGCACTCCAGAAGTTGGGGTTATGGGCCGTCGGGTATCATCGGCGTGGTGTTGGTGGTGCTGTTGATCCTGCTGTTGCTGGGCAAGATATAA
- a CDS encoding SDR family oxidoreductase yields MQNRMMITGAGSGLGREIALRWAREGWQLALSDVSEPGLHETLKQVREAGGDGFIQRCDVRDYSQLTAFAQACEEKLGGIDVIVNNAGVASGGFFSELSLEDWDWQIAINLMGVVKGCKAFLPLLEKSKGKIINIASMAALMQGPAMSNYNVAKAGVVALSESLLIELAQQEVGVHVVCPSFFQTNLLDSFRGPTPAMKAQVGKLLESSPISAADIADYIYQQVGAGEFMILPHEQGRMAWALKQKNPQLLYDEMMVMADKMRAKAKQTAG; encoded by the coding sequence ATGCAAAACCGCATGATGATCACTGGCGCAGGTTCAGGCTTAGGTCGCGAAATCGCGTTGCGCTGGGCGCGTGAAGGCTGGCAACTGGCTTTGTCGGATGTCAGCGAGCCCGGTCTGCACGAAACCCTGAAACAGGTTCGCGAAGCCGGCGGCGACGGTTTCATCCAGCGTTGCGATGTACGCGATTACAGCCAGTTGACCGCCTTCGCCCAAGCCTGCGAAGAGAAACTGGGCGGCATCGATGTCATCGTCAACAACGCCGGCGTTGCTTCGGGCGGGTTCTTCAGTGAGCTGTCCCTGGAGGACTGGGACTGGCAGATCGCAATCAACCTGATGGGGGTGGTCAAGGGCTGCAAGGCCTTCCTGCCGCTGCTGGAAAAAAGCAAAGGCAAGATCATCAACATCGCATCGATGGCCGCGCTGATGCAAGGCCCGGCCATGAGCAACTACAACGTCGCCAAGGCGGGCGTGGTGGCCTTGTCCGAAAGCCTGCTGATCGAACTGGCGCAGCAGGAAGTCGGCGTGCATGTGGTGTGCCCTTCATTCTTCCAGACTAACCTGCTTGATTCCTTCCGCGGCCCGACGCCGGCCATGAAGGCCCAGGTCGGTAAATTGCTGGAAAGCTCGCCGATCAGCGCTGCCGACATTGCCGACTACATTTATCAACAGGTCGGCGCCGGCGAATTCATGATTCTGCCCCATGAACAGGGCCGCATGGCCTGGGCGCTCAAGCAGAAGAACCCGCAACTGCTCTACGACGAAATGATGGTCATGGCCGACAAGATGCGCGCCAAGGCCAAACAAACCGCAGGCTGA
- a CDS encoding YnfA family protein, whose product MLNYLWFFLAALFEIAGCFAFWVWLRQGKSAWWIVPALLSLTLFALLLTRIEATYAGRAYAAYGGIYIIASIGWLAVVERIRPLGSDWVGVALCVIGASVILFGPRFYPS is encoded by the coding sequence ATGCTCAACTACCTGTGGTTTTTCCTCGCCGCGCTGTTTGAAATCGCCGGCTGCTTCGCCTTCTGGGTGTGGCTGCGCCAAGGCAAGAGTGCCTGGTGGATAGTGCCGGCGTTGCTCAGCCTGACGCTGTTTGCGTTGCTGCTGACCCGTATCGAAGCGACCTATGCCGGTCGCGCCTATGCCGCTTACGGTGGCATCTACATCATTGCGTCGATTGGCTGGCTGGCGGTGGTCGAGCGGATTCGTCCGTTGGGCTCCGACTGGGTCGGCGTGGCGCTGTGCGTGATCGGGGCGAGTGTCATCCTGTTCGGGCCGCGCTTTTACCCATCCTGA
- the csrA gene encoding carbon storage regulator CsrA, translating to MLILSRVVGELISIGDDISVRIVAVNGGTVRFGVEAPESVNVHRSEVYERIQLKLPKKKKQAR from the coding sequence ATGCTTATACTCAGTCGCGTTGTCGGCGAATTGATCTCTATCGGTGACGACATTTCTGTGCGCATTGTCGCGGTCAACGGCGGCACGGTGCGCTTCGGCGTCGAAGCGCCCGAGAGCGTCAACGTGCACCGGTCCGAGGTCTACGAACGCATCCAGCTCAAACTGCCGAAGAAGAAAAAACAGGCGCGCTGA
- a CDS encoding YheU family protein — translation MLIPHDQLEVDTLTRLIEDFVTRDGTDNGDDTPLETRVLRVRQALTKGQALIVFDPESEQCQLMLKHDVPKHLFD, via the coding sequence ATGCTGATCCCCCACGACCAACTTGAAGTCGACACCCTGACCCGTCTGATCGAGGATTTCGTCACCCGTGACGGCACCGACAACGGTGATGACACGCCGCTCGAAACCCGCGTACTGCGTGTTCGCCAGGCCTTGACCAAGGGTCAGGCGCTGATTGTCTTCGACCCGGAAAGCGAGCAATGCCAGTTGATGCTCAAGCACGACGTGCCCAAGCACTTGTTCGACTGA
- a CDS encoding osmoprotectant NAGGN system M42 family peptidase, with product MTSKIPEPDLNYLQKVLLEMLAIPSPTGFTDTIVRYVAERLEELGIPFEMTRRGTIRATLKGKKNSPDRAVSAHLDTIGAAVRAIKDNGRLTLAPVGCWSSRFAEGSRVSLFTDNGVIRGSVLPLMASGHAFNTAVDEMPISWDHIELRLDAYCATRADCDSLGISVGDFVAFDPLPEFTESGHISARHLDDKAGVAALLAAMKAIVDSGEELMIDCHPLFTITEETGSGAAAALPWDVSEFVGIDIAPVAPGQHSSEHAVSVAMQDSGGPYDYHLSRHLLRLASDNELPVRRDLFRYYFSDAHSAVTAGHDIRTALLAFGCDATHGYERTHIDSLAALSRLLGAYILSPPVFASDAQPAKGSLDRFSHQIEHDTQMESDTRVPSVDSLVGQRSES from the coding sequence ATGACCAGCAAAATTCCCGAACCGGATCTCAACTACCTGCAAAAAGTCCTGCTGGAAATGCTCGCCATTCCCAGCCCGACCGGGTTCACCGACACCATCGTGCGCTACGTCGCCGAACGGCTTGAAGAACTGGGCATTCCCTTTGAAATGACCCGGCGCGGGACCATCCGTGCCACGCTCAAAGGCAAGAAGAACAGCCCGGACCGGGCCGTGTCCGCGCACCTGGACACCATCGGCGCGGCGGTGCGCGCGATCAAGGACAACGGCCGCCTGACCCTGGCCCCGGTCGGCTGCTGGTCCAGCCGGTTTGCCGAGGGCAGCCGGGTCAGCCTGTTTACCGATAACGGGGTGATCCGCGGCAGCGTGTTGCCGCTGATGGCTTCCGGGCATGCCTTCAATACCGCCGTGGATGAAATGCCGATCAGCTGGGATCATATCGAGTTGCGTCTGGACGCCTATTGCGCCACCCGTGCCGATTGCGACTCCCTGGGGATCAGTGTCGGCGATTTCGTCGCCTTCGACCCCTTGCCGGAGTTCACTGAAAGCGGCCACATCAGCGCCCGTCACCTGGACGACAAGGCCGGTGTTGCCGCCTTGCTGGCGGCAATGAAAGCCATCGTCGATAGCGGCGAAGAGTTGATGATCGACTGTCATCCGCTGTTCACCATCACTGAGGAAACCGGCAGTGGCGCGGCGGCAGCGTTACCCTGGGATGTCAGCGAATTCGTCGGCATCGACATCGCTCCCGTCGCGCCGGGCCAGCATTCCAGCGAACACGCGGTGAGCGTGGCGATGCAGGACTCCGGCGGGCCTTACGACTATCACCTGTCGCGCCACCTGCTGCGACTGGCCAGTGACAATGAATTGCCGGTGCGCCGCGACCTGTTCCGGTATTACTTCAGCGATGCGCATTCGGCGGTAACTGCCGGCCACGACATCCGCACCGCCCTGCTCGCCTTCGGTTGCGACGCCACCCACGGCTACGAACGCACCCACATCGACAGCCTCGCCGCGCTGAGTCGTTTGCTGGGTGCCTACATCCTCAGCCCGCCGGTATTCGCCAGCGATGCCCAGCCGGCGAAGGGATCGCTGGACAGGTTCAGTCATCAGATCGAACATGACACGCAGATGGAAAGCGATACCCGGGTGCCGTCGGTGGATAGCCTGGTGGGGCAGCGGTCGGAGAGCTGA
- the ngg gene encoding N-acetylglutaminylglutamine synthetase — protein MKPHATAYSQRLLRGQAPSYERLQARLAEDGSELGAAPIAVHCGWGRLLIGHTFADPASLARELLNEQPGERDIALYVAAPQQVLGLEPAQLFLDPSDTLRLWFSDYRQSTRVFRGFRIRRAQSDADWSAINQLYQLRGMLPIDPSLLTPRHQGGPVFWLAEDEDSGAIIGSVMGLDHHKAFNDPENGSSLWCLAVDPQCSRPGVGEVLVRHLIEHFMSRGLSYLDLSVLHDNRQAKSLYAKLGFRNLSTFAIKRKNSINQPLFLGPGPEAEFNPYARIIVEEAHRRGIDVQVDDAEAGLFTLIHGSRRVRCRESLSDLTSAISMTLCQDKSLTHKALKKAGLNLPAQQLAGNADDNLAFLDEYERVVVKPLDGEQGQGVAVDLRTIEEVQQAIEAARQFDSRVLLESFHEGLDLRIVVIGFEVVAAAIRRPAEVVGDGQHAIGALIEAQSRRRQAATSGESKIPLDHETERTLQAAGYDYESVLPAGEHLFVRRTANLHTGGILEDVTAILHPTLIDAAVRAARALDIPMVGLDLMVPAADQPEYVFIEANERAGLANHEPQPTAERFVDLLFPHSQPAGS, from the coding sequence ATGAAACCCCATGCCACGGCTTATAGCCAACGCTTGTTGCGCGGTCAGGCGCCCTCCTACGAACGCTTGCAGGCGCGCCTGGCCGAAGACGGCAGCGAATTGGGCGCGGCGCCGATCGCCGTGCATTGCGGCTGGGGCCGGTTATTGATCGGCCACACCTTTGCCGACCCGGCGAGCCTCGCCCGGGAGTTGCTCAACGAGCAGCCTGGCGAACGCGACATCGCCCTCTACGTTGCCGCGCCTCAGCAAGTGTTGGGGCTGGAGCCGGCACAACTGTTTCTCGACCCGTCCGACACCTTGCGTCTGTGGTTCAGCGATTATCGGCAGTCCACCCGGGTGTTTCGCGGGTTTCGCATTCGCCGGGCCCAGAGCGATGCGGACTGGTCGGCGATCAATCAGCTGTATCAACTGCGCGGCATGCTGCCAATCGACCCAAGTCTGCTTACCCCGCGTCATCAAGGCGGCCCGGTATTCTGGCTGGCCGAAGATGAGGACAGCGGCGCGATCATCGGCAGCGTCATGGGTCTGGATCATCACAAGGCGTTCAACGACCCGGAAAACGGCAGCAGCCTCTGGTGCCTGGCCGTCGATCCGCAATGTTCGCGACCGGGTGTTGGTGAAGTGCTGGTGCGGCACTTGATCGAACACTTCATGAGCCGCGGCTTGAGCTACCTGGACCTGTCGGTGCTGCACGACAACCGCCAGGCGAAAAGTCTTTACGCCAAGCTGGGTTTTCGCAACCTGTCGACCTTCGCCATCAAGCGCAAGAACAGCATCAATCAGCCGCTGTTCCTCGGTCCGGGACCGGAAGCCGAGTTCAATCCGTATGCGCGGATCATCGTCGAGGAAGCGCACAGGCGCGGCATCGACGTGCAGGTCGATGATGCCGAGGCCGGTCTGTTCACCTTGATCCATGGCAGTCGGCGGGTACGGTGCCGCGAATCCTTGAGCGACCTGACCAGTGCCATCAGCATGACGCTGTGCCAGGACAAGAGCCTGACCCACAAGGCGCTGAAAAAGGCCGGCCTGAACCTGCCGGCGCAACAGCTGGCGGGTAACGCGGACGACAATCTGGCGTTTCTCGATGAGTACGAACGGGTGGTGGTCAAACCCCTGGACGGCGAGCAGGGTCAAGGGGTCGCGGTGGATTTGCGGACCATCGAAGAGGTCCAGCAAGCCATCGAGGCCGCCCGCCAGTTCGACAGCCGCGTGCTGCTGGAAAGCTTCCACGAAGGCCTCGACCTGCGGATCGTAGTGATCGGTTTCGAAGTGGTCGCCGCCGCGATCCGCCGACCGGCCGAAGTAGTGGGTGACGGTCAGCATGCCATCGGAGCGCTGATCGAAGCGCAGAGTCGACGGCGTCAGGCCGCCACCAGCGGTGAAAGCAAAATCCCGCTGGATCATGAGACCGAGCGTACCCTGCAGGCCGCAGGTTACGACTACGAGAGCGTGCTGCCGGCTGGCGAGCATCTGTTCGTGCGGCGCACGGCGAATCTGCATACCGGCGGCATTCTCGAGGATGTCACGGCGATCCTGCATCCGACCTTGATCGATGCGGCGGTGCGTGCGGCGCGGGCGCTGGATATTCCGATGGTCGGGCTCGACCTGATGGTGCCCGCGGCCGATCAGCCGGAGTATGTGTTTATCGAAGCCAACGAGCGCGCCGGCCTGGCCAACCATGAACCGCAGCCGACGGCGGAGCGGTTTGTGGATTTGTTGTTTCCCCATAGTCAGCCGGCGGGCTCTTAG